In one Salipiger abyssi genomic region, the following are encoded:
- a CDS encoding LacI family DNA-binding transcriptional regulator has translation MSDRRRFVSAADVARRAGVSRSAVSRAFTPGAQVSATARTRILAAAEELGYRVNRLAQTLHQARSDLVGVVGGNLGNPYISAQLDALSAGLHARGLQCLLMNSAQGGAADLARLLDYRVRTVVLLSGAAPDDLIRLCARNGARMVLINRPAPPKGTLADLIQADSTQGGRLAAERLIAAGCRNVAVVISGSRTSAKTERAEAFEAEMARHGIPVTRWAEGPNRYETGCAAARALLTRPGLDGVFGVTDELALGVLNTARAELGRAVPGDLSVIGFDDAPVSGWASHRLTTIRQSLDALTRATLEAVDRPAEAASTCEHIPVTLVERDSVA, from the coding sequence ATGAGCGACCGGCGGCGCTTTGTCTCTGCGGCGGATGTGGCGCGGCGCGCGGGTGTATCGCGCTCGGCGGTGTCGCGGGCGTTTACACCTGGCGCGCAGGTCTCGGCCACTGCGCGCACGCGCATCCTCGCCGCCGCCGAAGAGCTGGGGTATCGCGTCAACCGGCTGGCACAGACGCTGCATCAGGCGCGCTCGGATCTGGTGGGCGTGGTCGGCGGCAATCTCGGCAACCCCTATATCTCGGCACAGCTCGACGCGCTGAGCGCCGGGCTGCACGCGCGCGGGCTGCAATGCCTGCTGATGAACAGCGCGCAGGGCGGCGCGGCGGATCTGGCGCGGCTGCTGGATTACCGGGTGCGCACGGTGGTGCTGCTGTCGGGCGCGGCGCCGGACGATCTGATCCGGCTTTGCGCTCGTAACGGGGCGCGCATGGTGCTGATCAACCGCCCCGCCCCGCCCAAAGGCACGCTCGCCGATCTGATCCAGGCGGATTCCACGCAGGGCGGCCGGCTGGCCGCAGAACGGCTGATCGCGGCAGGCTGCCGCAATGTGGCGGTGGTGATCTCGGGCTCTCGCACCTCGGCCAAGACCGAACGCGCCGAGGCCTTCGAGGCGGAGATGGCCCGCCACGGCATCCCGGTGACCCGGTGGGCGGAAGGCCCCAACCGCTATGAGACCGGCTGCGCGGCGGCGCGGGCGCTGCTGACCCGGCCCGGGCTCGACGGTGTGTTCGGCGTCACCGACGAACTGGCGCTCGGCGTGCTAAACACTGCGCGGGCCGAGCTGGGGCGTGCGGTGCCGGGGGATCTGTCGGTGATCGGGTTTGACGATGCACCGGTCTCGGGCTGGGCTTCGCACCGGCTGACCACGATCCGCCAATCGCTCGACGCGCTGACCCGCGCCACGCTGGAGGCAGTGGACCGCCCCGCCGAAGCGGCATCCACCTGCGAGCATATCCCGGTGACGCTGGTGGAGCGGGACAGCGTGGCGTGA
- the phnE gene encoding phosphonate ABC transporter, permease protein PhnE, translating to MSVTDLDIARAKATMPLAFRAPLSVRLRRAALWAGFLGLIVYCIWAFDITPARIWTGMQRFGDVAGFMFPPYVWKSWEAFSEILKGLGETLSMAFLGTLLGAVFAFPLSFLGAKNINRLPFLRLSVRRGYDIIRAFETLILALIFIRAFGLGPLPGILAIAVSEIGTFAKLFSEAIENTSEKPVEGVKASGGSRAQQIRFGTLPQVLPVLFSILLYNFESNVRSGTILGIVGAGGIGFLLSDRISAYRWDEAWSIIFLIILMVYVIDFLSAKIRARIIGDWGSAK from the coding sequence ATGAGCGTCACCGATCTCGATATCGCGCGGGCCAAGGCCACGATGCCGCTGGCCTTCCGCGCGCCGCTATCCGTGCGCCTGCGCCGGGCGGCGCTCTGGGCGGGATTTCTGGGGCTCATTGTCTATTGCATCTGGGCCTTCGACATCACGCCGGCGCGGATCTGGACCGGCATGCAGCGCTTTGGCGATGTCGCGGGCTTCATGTTCCCGCCCTATGTCTGGAAAAGCTGGGAGGCGTTTTCCGAGATCCTGAAAGGGCTGGGCGAGACGCTCTCCATGGCCTTTCTCGGGACGCTGCTGGGCGCGGTCTTTGCCTTTCCGCTGAGTTTTCTGGGGGCGAAGAACATCAACCGGCTGCCGTTTCTGCGGCTCTCGGTGCGGCGCGGCTATGACATCATACGCGCCTTCGAGACGCTGATCCTGGCGCTGATCTTCATTCGCGCCTTCGGGCTGGGGCCGCTGCCGGGCATCCTTGCGATTGCCGTCAGCGAGATCGGCACCTTTGCCAAACTCTTTTCGGAAGCGATTGAGAACACGTCGGAAAAGCCGGTCGAAGGGGTGAAGGCCTCGGGCGGCTCGCGCGCCCAGCAGATCCGTTTCGGCACCTTGCCGCAGGTGCTGCCGGTGCTGTTCTCGATCCTGCTCTACAATTTCGAATCCAATGTGCGCTCGGGCACCATTCTGGGCATCGTCGGTGCCGGCGGCATCGGCTTCCTGCTCTCCGACCGCATCAGCGCCTATCGCTGGGACGAGGCCTGGTCGATCATCTTCCTGATCATCCTCATGGTCTATGTGATCGACTTTCTCTCGGCCAAGATCCGCGCGCGCATCATCGGCGACTGGGGAAGCGCAAAATGA
- the phnE gene encoding phosphonate ABC transporter, permease protein PhnE — MSDVAELTAYPPVSGPSAISAFERDFTAKRKAARINWALGTAVFVALFIATAWLGDFFKVTQVTLPDGSRDWRWIVPAGIPRLGEYIEKTLPVLRWESLGADLAEWFWRWRIWLRLLVETILIAFMATTLGVIGGFLLSFPASRNLAPNRWVLWICRRYLEIARTVPELVWALIFVFCFSVGPMAGVMAVGLHATGALGKLYSEVNENIDMAPLEGVKAAGGSWFDQIRYGAVPQVLPNIISYTLLRFEINVRSSSIIGYVGAGGLGQEFRTAMSFQEYTDLSALFVIIFVTVVVIDFGSEKLRHRIIGLEGRS, encoded by the coding sequence ATGAGCGATGTAGCGGAGCTGACCGCCTATCCGCCGGTCAGCGGACCGAGCGCGATTTCGGCGTTCGAGCGCGATTTCACCGCCAAACGCAAGGCGGCGCGGATCAACTGGGCGCTTGGCACGGCGGTGTTCGTGGCGCTGTTTATTGCCACAGCCTGGCTGGGCGATTTCTTCAAGGTCACGCAGGTGACGCTGCCGGACGGCTCGCGCGACTGGCGCTGGATCGTCCCGGCGGGCATCCCGCGACTGGGCGAATATATCGAGAAAACCCTGCCAGTGCTGCGCTGGGAGAGCCTCGGCGCCGATCTGGCGGAATGGTTCTGGCGCTGGCGGATCTGGCTGCGGCTGCTGGTGGAAACCATTCTCATCGCCTTCATGGCCACCACGCTGGGGGTGATCGGCGGGTTTCTGTTGAGCTTTCCCGCCTCGCGCAACCTTGCGCCCAACCGCTGGGTGCTGTGGATCTGCCGGCGCTATCTCGAGATCGCCCGCACCGTGCCCGAGCTGGTCTGGGCGCTGATCTTTGTCTTCTGCTTTTCGGTCGGGCCGATGGCCGGTGTCATGGCCGTGGGGCTGCACGCCACCGGCGCGCTCGGCAAGCTTTATTCGGAAGTGAACGAGAACATCGACATGGCGCCGCTCGAAGGCGTCAAGGCGGCGGGCGGCAGCTGGTTCGATCAGATCCGCTATGGCGCGGTGCCGCAGGTGCTGCCCAATATCATCAGCTACACGCTGCTGCGGTTCGAGATCAATGTCCGCTCCTCCTCGATCATCGGCTATGTCGGCGCCGGCGGGCTGGGGCAGGAGTTCCGCACCGCCATGAGTTTTCAGGAATATACCGATCTGTCGGCGCTTTTCGTCATCATCTTCGTAACCGTGGTCGTAATCGACTTCGGCTCGGAAAAGCTGCGCCACCGGATCATCGGGCTGGAGGGACGGTCATGA
- a CDS encoding MBL fold metallo-hydrolase — protein MARLTALSGLGRKSAAVFLLEIAGKRLLLDMGTGLEAGERPDLSGAGRIDAVLLSHAHGDHIGALDRLDEIGAPPVFASAETLRQLPPALRPAQTHALPERGCTHVLGVTVETGRAGHAPGGIWMRFETSRGGFLYTGDFSTETALLVCDPFPRAATVLADASYGDREEALSDQVAALADAAEGGAVLPCPADGRGPDMVAALSARGLEVHACAQVAEEMLRLTGSRPPEASADTARPGQIIVASGPNAEEGLPAALRDRGGFRFVFSGHVPQTSPAHAMIAEGRARWMGWNVHPRRSDVVALADSTGATRVLPAFVDLDTAPNLVAALGPRLCRAPSLEV, from the coding sequence ATGGCGCGACTGACCGCCCTGAGCGGGCTGGGGCGCAAGAGCGCCGCCGTGTTCCTGCTGGAGATCGCGGGCAAGCGGCTGCTGCTCGACATGGGCACCGGGCTGGAGGCGGGCGAGCGCCCCGACCTCTCCGGCGCGGGCCGCATCGACGCGGTCCTGCTGAGCCACGCCCATGGCGACCATATCGGCGCGCTCGACCGGCTGGACGAGATCGGCGCGCCGCCGGTCTTTGCCTCCGCCGAGACCCTGCGCCAGCTGCCCCCCGCGCTGCGCCCGGCGCAGACCCATGCCCTGCCCGAACGGGGATGCACCCACGTGCTGGGTGTCACCGTAGAAACGGGCCGAGCCGGGCACGCTCCGGGCGGGATCTGGATGCGGTTCGAGACGAGTCGCGGCGGTTTCCTCTACACCGGCGATTTCAGCACCGAAACGGCGCTGCTGGTCTGCGATCCGTTTCCGCGTGCGGCCACCGTGCTGGCGGATGCCTCCTATGGCGACCGCGAAGAGGCGCTCTCCGATCAGGTCGCCGCGCTGGCAGACGCCGCAGAAGGCGGCGCCGTGCTGCCCTGCCCGGCGGACGGGCGCGGGCCGGACATGGTTGCGGCGCTCTCCGCGCGGGGGCTGGAGGTCCACGCCTGCGCGCAGGTCGCCGAGGAGATGCTGCGGCTCACCGGTTCCCGCCCGCCCGAGGCGAGTGCGGACACCGCCCGCCCCGGACAGATCATCGTTGCTTCGGGGCCGAATGCCGAAGAAGGCCTGCCCGCCGCGCTACGCGACCGGGGCGGGTTTCGCTTTGTCTTCTCCGGCCATGTGCCGCAGACAAGCCCGGCGCACGCGATGATCGCCGAGGGCCGCGCCCGCTGGATGGGCTGGAACGTGCATCCGCGCCGCTCCGACGTGGTTGCTTTGGCCGACAGCACCGGCGCGACCCGTGTCCTGCCCGCCTTCGTCGATCTCGATACCGCGCCGAACCTCGTGGCCGCGCTCGGTCCCCGGCTCTGCCGCGCCCCCTCTCTGGAGGTCTGA
- the phnD gene encoding phosphonate ABC transporter substrate-binding protein, with protein sequence MKLFTTAALVALIAAPAMAEGWKDDYQVIKFGILSGENEKDRLMRNEPLRTYLESQLGVKVEIFTAGNYDGVVQAMAADQIEIARFGSSSYAAAYTATEGGVRPILTTTKKDGNTGYNSIVVTRCDSGIKSLDDAKGKVHAFADPDSTSGYAVPFFNMKEKLGIDPASYFAATPFSGSHEAGVQGVVNGTFDTASTYQNNEVDGIPQRMVSKGMIEDGVICTIWESPEITVGPWAVRNNLPDEMVEDITVALENFAENDPEGFKLVTSFDPEDANPDSDYIRVDHDRYQWIVDMRQWIKEQRRGS encoded by the coding sequence ATGAAACTCTTCACCACTGCCGCCCTTGTGGCGCTCATCGCCGCCCCCGCCATGGCCGAGGGCTGGAAGGATGACTATCAGGTCATCAAGTTCGGCATCCTCTCGGGCGAGAACGAGAAAGACCGCCTGATGCGCAACGAGCCGCTGCGCACGTATCTCGAAAGCCAACTTGGCGTGAAGGTCGAGATCTTCACCGCCGGTAACTACGATGGCGTGGTGCAGGCCATGGCCGCCGACCAGATCGAGATCGCGCGCTTCGGCTCCTCCTCCTACGCGGCCGCCTATACCGCGACCGAGGGCGGCGTGCGCCCGATCCTCACCACCACCAAGAAAGACGGCAACACCGGCTACAACTCCATCGTCGTGACCCGCTGCGACAGCGGCATCAAGTCGCTCGACGACGCCAAGGGCAAGGTCCATGCCTTTGCCGATCCCGACAGCACCTCGGGCTATGCGGTGCCCTTCTTCAACATGAAGGAAAAGCTGGGCATCGACCCGGCCAGCTATTTCGCCGCCACGCCGTTTTCCGGTTCGCATGAGGCCGGTGTGCAGGGTGTCGTCAACGGCACCTTCGACACCGCATCGACCTATCAGAACAACGAGGTCGACGGCATCCCGCAGCGCATGGTCTCCAAGGGCATGATCGAGGATGGTGTGATCTGCACCATCTGGGAAAGCCCCGAGATCACCGTTGGCCCCTGGGCCGTGCGCAACAACCTGCCCGACGAGATGGTCGAAGACATCACCGTCGCGCTGGAGAACTTTGCCGAGAACGATCCCGAAGGCTTCAAGCTGGTGACCTCCTTCGACCCCGAGGATGCCAACCCCGACAGCGATTACATCCGCGTCGATCACGACCGCTATCAGTGGATCGTCGACATGCGTCAGTGGATCAAGGAACAGCGCCGCGGCTCGTAA
- a CDS encoding dual specificity protein phosphatase family protein, with translation MTRHALPTDTPAHEAREDARPLLYRASETPGPGLGTLWLGNLPAAEDAQALHKNGITATLNLAMNIFPGPLVLSDGTQVRRYQIGMIDGAGNAPQTLAAAVQLIDGLAAGYTPGKPHYPAHRPGGLLVHCRGGRSRSVTVLALWLHLRRPATYPDLATALAHLRALRGTDDTYPLPPMLALAQEVLDRGLCAR, from the coding sequence ATGACCCGCCATGCCCTGCCAACCGATACCCCCGCCCATGAGGCGCGCGAGGATGCGCGCCCGCTGCTCTATCGCGCAAGCGAGACGCCCGGTCCGGGGCTGGGCACGCTCTGGCTCGGCAACCTGCCCGCCGCCGAGGATGCGCAGGCGCTGCATAAGAACGGCATCACCGCCACACTGAACCTGGCGATGAACATCTTTCCCGGCCCGCTCGTCCTGTCCGACGGCACGCAGGTGCGGCGTTATCAGATCGGCATGATCGACGGGGCGGGCAACGCGCCGCAGACGCTGGCCGCCGCCGTGCAGCTGATCGACGGGCTGGCGGCGGGCTATACACCGGGCAAGCCGCACTACCCCGCCCACCGTCCCGGCGGGCTGCTGGTGCATTGCCGGGGCGGGCGTTCGCGTTCCGTCACCGTGCTGGCGCTCTGGCTGCATCTGCGCCGTCCCGCCACATACCCCGATCTTGCCACAGCCCTTGCGCATCTGCGTGCACTGCGCGGCACGGACGACACCTATCCCCTGCCGCCGATGCTGGCGCTGGCGCAGGAGGTGCTCGACCGGGGGCTCTGCGCGCGATGA
- a CDS encoding DapH/DapD/GlmU-related protein, whose protein sequence is MKMLSEAPTIHETSSVVDCTLGRWTEVQAHVSMREVEFGDYSYIVKHGNVVWSSIGKFCSIAEGARINPGNHATWRAAQHHFTYRAAQFGLGEDDEAFFQWRRDHWVSIGHDVWIGHGVTVLPGVRIGDGAVVGAGAVVSKDVAPYTIVGGVAAQPIKRRFTEAQGMALQEIAWWDWSHEALRAALPDIRRLSIDAFIEKYRR, encoded by the coding sequence ATGAAAATGCTGTCAGAGGCGCCGACGATCCACGAGACCTCCAGCGTCGTCGATTGCACGCTGGGGAGGTGGACCGAGGTGCAGGCGCATGTCTCGATGCGTGAAGTGGAATTCGGCGACTATTCCTATATCGTCAAACACGGCAATGTCGTCTGGTCGAGCATCGGCAAGTTCTGCTCGATTGCCGAGGGCGCGCGGATCAACCCGGGCAACCACGCCACCTGGCGCGCGGCGCAGCATCATTTCACCTATCGCGCGGCGCAGTTCGGGCTGGGCGAGGATGACGAGGCGTTCTTTCAGTGGCGCCGGGATCACTGGGTGAGCATCGGTCATGACGTGTGGATCGGCCATGGCGTGACGGTGCTGCCGGGGGTGCGCATTGGCGACGGCGCCGTGGTGGGCGCGGGGGCGGTGGTGTCGAAGGATGTGGCACCCTACACCATCGTCGGCGGTGTCGCGGCGCAGCCGATCAAGCGCCGCTTCACCGAGGCGCAGGGCATGGCCTTGCAGGAGATCGCCTGGTGGGACTGGTCGCACGAGGCGCTGCGCGCGGCGCTGCCGGATATCCGGCGGCTGAGCATCGACGCGTTTATCGAGAAATATCGGCGGTGA